The following are from one region of the Stigmatopora argus isolate UIUO_Sarg chromosome 9, RoL_Sarg_1.0, whole genome shotgun sequence genome:
- the LOC144082285 gene encoding uncharacterized protein LOC144082285 isoform X1, which translates to MASIFVRRLCLVSTPLRAPRWGCLRLAKQAEETTSRSRYFSTDPPERISRFPVPSKNDLPYDIVELMEEVETKGGFLPNVFKVLAHRPAEFRAFFSYYNELMNKETGGLTKADRELIVVATSMYNKCLYCVVSHSALHRIYSKNPTLSDQVAVNYENAALQPRERAMLDFAMAICRADTITEQHFKSLEEVGLDSEDAWDIAAIAAFFAMSNRLAHLTDMRPNREFYNMGRIPRPGKGKDEAGKKNK; encoded by the exons ATGGCTAGTATCTTCGTTCGGAGGTTATGCCTGGTCTCCACTCCCCTT AGAGCCCCACGATGGGGCTGTCTGCGTTTAGCCAAGCAAGCGGAGGAGACCACCTCCAGGTCGAGATACTTCTCCACTGATCCTCCTGAGAGAATCAGCCGATTTCCCGTTCCTTCTAAAAACGACTTGCCATATGACATAGTGGAACTTATGGAGGAAGTTGAGACCAAG GGAGGATTCTTACCCAATGTTTTCAAAGTCCTTGCTCACAGACCTGCAGAATTTCGAGCCTTCTTCTCTTATTACAACGAGCTCATGAACAAAGAGACAG GTGGACTAACCAAGGCAGATCGTGAACTAATTGTGGTGGCCACCAGCATGTATAACAAATGTCTTTACTGTGTGGTTTCCCATAGTGCACTTCACCGCATCTACTCGAAGAATCCGACCCTCTCTGACCAG GTGGCGGTCAATTACGAGAATGCAGCCCTGCAACCGCGAGAGCGCGCCATGTTGGATTTCGCCATGGCCATTTGCCGTGCCGACACCATTACAGAACAGCACTTTAAGTCCTTAGAGGAAGTCGGCTTGGACAGCGAGGACGCCTGGGACATTGCGGCCATTGCGGCCTTCTTTGCCATGTCTAATCGGCTCGCCCACCTTACTGATATGAGGCCAAACCGGGAGTTTTACAACATGGGCCGCATACCACGGCCGGGCAAGGGCAAAGATGAGGCGGGCAAGAAGAATAAGTGA
- the LOC144082285 gene encoding uncharacterized protein LOC144082285 isoform X2: MEEVETKGGFLPNVFKVLAHRPAEFRAFFSYYNELMNKETGGLTKADRELIVVATSMYNKCLYCVVSHSALHRIYSKNPTLSDQVAVNYENAALQPRERAMLDFAMAICRADTITEQHFKSLEEVGLDSEDAWDIAAIAAFFAMSNRLAHLTDMRPNREFYNMGRIPRPGKGKDEAGKKNK; encoded by the exons ATGGAGGAAGTTGAGACCAAG GGAGGATTCTTACCCAATGTTTTCAAAGTCCTTGCTCACAGACCTGCAGAATTTCGAGCCTTCTTCTCTTATTACAACGAGCTCATGAACAAAGAGACAG GTGGACTAACCAAGGCAGATCGTGAACTAATTGTGGTGGCCACCAGCATGTATAACAAATGTCTTTACTGTGTGGTTTCCCATAGTGCACTTCACCGCATCTACTCGAAGAATCCGACCCTCTCTGACCAG GTGGCGGTCAATTACGAGAATGCAGCCCTGCAACCGCGAGAGCGCGCCATGTTGGATTTCGCCATGGCCATTTGCCGTGCCGACACCATTACAGAACAGCACTTTAAGTCCTTAGAGGAAGTCGGCTTGGACAGCGAGGACGCCTGGGACATTGCGGCCATTGCGGCCTTCTTTGCCATGTCTAATCGGCTCGCCCACCTTACTGATATGAGGCCAAACCGGGAGTTTTACAACATGGGCCGCATACCACGGCCGGGCAAGGGCAAAGATGAGGCGGGCAAGAAGAATAAGTGA